The Magnetococcales bacterium region GCGGCCTTGCACGGCGTGACCCTGGAGACCCGGCAGGCTTCGGCGGACGATCTCTCCGCCTTCGAAGCGGAGAGTTTCGATTGCGTCTACGGAGCCAATCTGCTGCATCACGTCAACATCGACGCCACCCTGGCAGGCGTGGCGCGGGTGTTGAAACCGGGCGGCATGGCGGCCTTCTGGGATCCGGTGGAATACAATCCGGCCATCCAGGTCTATCGCCGCATGGCCACCGCCGTGCGCACCCCCGACGAACATCCGCTGCGCCGCAGCGACCTGGCCCTGTTCAGCCGATACTTTCAATCGGTGGAGAAACGCTTCTTCTGGTTCACCGCGTTGCTGATCTTCGTGAAGTTCTATCTCATCGACGGCATCCACCCCTCGGCGGACCGCTACTGGAAACGCATCCTGAGCCACGAAGCCGAAATCCGCGGCCTCTACCGCTTTCTGGCCCGGATGGATCGCGTTCTGCTGGCGGTGCTGCCCTTCCTGGGATGGTGGTGCTGGAACATGGCGGTTTTCGTGCGCAAGAAGTAGGCGGGATCAGTCACATCGTGCCTCTCCGGCAGGGACACGTTCATAAAGCACCCTGCCCTCCTGCAACGCACGGGCGATCAGATGGTTTTTGGCCGTGCGCCACTGCGCCACTTCGGCATCGCTGCACAGAACGATATCCTTGGCCACCGGGAGATCGGCCAACAGACGCCACAGTCTGGCCATGGCCTGACGACGGCTGTTGTGGAGACCGTAGCTTTCGCGGGTGATGATCAGCAGGTCCACATCCGAATCGGCTCGGGCCTCGCCACGGGCATGGGAACCGAACAGAACGATCCGTTCCGGATGGACGGATTCGGCGATGCGGGCGCTTATGAGAGCCAGGTCGGCAGCGTTCAAGGTCATTCGAGCGGTACCCCTTTTCTTTCGATACCATTCGGAACGGATGGGATGGAGTATAACCTGATCCGGAAGGAAAGGGGAAACCTCGATGCAACGTAACGGTTCCGCTCCCAGCGCGGCGTGACCGTATCAACAGCGATAGGATAAGTCCCAGGGCTCTGCCCCGAACCCTTCCGGGGGGGGAGGAGGTGGGGGGGATAACCTCCCCCCGGACCCCCGTATCACTCCTCCAACATGGCCCGCGCCAGCGCCAGATCCAGCGGGGCGTCGATATCGACCGAGCGTTCCGTGGACATGCGATAGGCACGGGTTTCCGGGGTCAGGAAGCGGCCCGTGCGGTGCAGCCAGTCGGTTTTGGC contains the following coding sequences:
- a CDS encoding methyltransferase domain-containing protein → MSATPDRAARETLEREQSFHDAWADELDLKAVPVRETFTLSTSPEPQWLLSRMGDLRGKRVMDLGCGAGEGAVYFALQGASVVAVDLSEGMLQKVQQVAALHGVTLETRQASADDLSAFEAESFDCVYGANLLHHVNIDATLAGVARVLKPGGMAAFWDPVEYNPAIQVYRRMATAVRTPDEHPLRRSDLALFSRYFQSVEKRFFWFTALLIFVKFYLIDGIHPSADRYWKRILSHEAEIRGLYRFLARMDRVLLAVLPFLGWWCWNMAVFVRKK
- a CDS encoding nucleotidyltransferase domain-containing protein, giving the protein MTLNAADLALISARIAESVHPERIVLFGSHARGEARADSDVDLLIITRESYGLHNSRRQAMARLWRLLADLPVAKDIVLCSDAEVAQWRTAKNHLIARALQEGRVLYERVPAGEARCD